The Candidatus Palauibacter australiensis genome has a segment encoding these proteins:
- the lipB gene encoding lipoyl(octanoyl) transferase LipB: MSGERQLRVVDLGRREYREVLELQRSIARWRRSSPPDHDLLLLVEHLPVITFGRGSREDVTPPDPAWLAEAGLDLVEIERGGDLTYHGPGQLVGYPILDLRAHRKDLHWYLRRIEEVLLRVLAECDLPAFRVASYTGVWTGSPPAGSLETVEDDGFGTVAAGRADALIGAGAIRKVASIGVHASRWITWHGFALNVTPEPLANFRGIVACGIHGVRMTSLASEGASLTLEEAGEAVVRAFPAAFPNLQPSPAPEVGLSV, from the coding sequence ATGAGCGGCGAGCGGCAACTCCGGGTGGTCGACCTCGGTCGCCGCGAGTACCGGGAGGTGCTCGAGCTTCAGCGCTCCATCGCGCGCTGGCGGCGGAGTTCTCCGCCGGATCACGACCTCCTGCTCCTCGTCGAACACCTGCCGGTGATCACCTTCGGGCGGGGATCGAGGGAGGACGTCACGCCGCCCGACCCGGCATGGCTCGCCGAGGCGGGGCTGGACCTGGTCGAGATCGAGCGCGGCGGCGACCTCACGTATCACGGCCCCGGCCAGTTGGTGGGCTACCCGATCCTGGACCTCCGCGCGCACCGGAAGGACCTCCACTGGTATCTGCGCCGCATCGAGGAGGTGCTGCTGCGCGTCCTCGCGGAGTGCGATCTCCCCGCGTTCCGGGTCGCGTCGTACACCGGAGTGTGGACGGGTTCTCCACCCGCCGGGAGCCTCGAGACGGTCGAGGACGACGGGTTCGGAACGGTCGCCGCCGGACGCGCGGACGCCCTCATCGGCGCCGGCGCGATCCGCAAGGTGGCTTCGATCGGCGTGCACGCGAGCCGCTGGATCACCTGGCACGGCTTCGCGCTCAACGTGACGCCCGAACCCCTCGCGAACTTCCGCGGAATCGTCGCGTGCGGCATCCACGGCGTCCGCATGACGAGCCTCGCCTCCGAAGGCGCCTCCCTCACCCTGGAAGAGGCCGGCGAAGCCGTGGTGCGCGCATT